The genome window CACCATGCAAGTATTCCCTTCTTCCTTGACAAGAATCATTCATATGAACTCTATCTTGTTGTTCATATATACTATTAAACATAAACTCAAGTCTCATTCAACCTTTGCAAGATATGGGCCAAACTATTGGTATCATTCTTACTCATctatttgttttttgttttttttttcgataCTTTTacaatatttatttttttctcGACATGGATGGATCAACTTGATAGGAAAAGAGGAAAAGAATGATCTCGGTCCAACCATAGGAAAATGCTACGACAAACATTTTTCAGACCGTAACAAGGAATGGAACTCGGCTGAGTTTTATCATGCAGTCTGTGAGATCGTCGAGTACATTTCATCTTTCtatttagcttttttttttaaaccaaaataTAGGTAACAATAGCTACTAATCACATGGTGTTTTTGATAGAGAAATGAACACCATGCTTGGTAGCACTCAATTCCATGTTCCAAAGACTTCTACCCTTGAACAAGCCTACAATGTAAGTTTCTATAATAACTtgtctttattttttttagaaaaaaatattaaaaataatctaAATCTTTAATTACCCCTAATGAACACAAGAATACATACAATTCAGATTTGTAATTTTCGGAAAATAAATATGATTGAAACGTTGATGAGATATTTGGAATGGAATCATGGGAATGAATTGCAGAAGCACCACAAAGGAAAAGAGAAGTCATTGAGCAAGGAAGAGTTTCAAAGGATCATGCAAGATATAATCCTGGATTCCGGTATTACTGGAATGGGAATCAAAGACATACTCCTCTTCATCTTTGGAATCCCGATTGTAACAACGTTTGTCAAGCAACGAGCAGGCGCGACAGCCATTCCCAATGACATTTTCATTCCGGCTGTTACTTCTGCATCCGTCTTCCTCCTcaccaaactaaacaaaatatGATCATTATATTATGTTTCAAGGTTGTTGTgttatcatattttttttta of Helianthus annuus cultivar XRQ/B chromosome 1, HanXRQr2.0-SUNRISE, whole genome shotgun sequence contains these proteins:
- the LOC110927507 gene encoding uncharacterized protein LOC110927507; amino-acid sequence: MGQTIGKEEKNDLGPTIGKCYDKHFSDRNKEWNSAEFYHAVCEIVEEMNTMLGSTQFHVPKTSTLEQAYNKHHKGKEKSLSKEEFQRIMQDIILDSGITGMGIKDILLFIFGIPIVTTFVKQRAGATAIPNDIFIPAVTSASVFLLTKLNKI